DNA from Laspinema palackyanum D2c:
TGCTCTGGGGTCCAATTCGGCGGAAATGACCACTAATGTTGGGGCGATCTATCGCACCCAAGATGGTGGAAAAACCTGGAAGGCAATGGTAGAAGAGGCGGTTGGGGTGATTAGAAATCTCGATCGCTCGCCGGATGGGAAATATATCGCCGTCTCTGCGAAAGGAAACTTCTTCTCGATCTGGGAACCGGGTCAAAGTGCCTGGGCTCCTCATAATCGCAACAGTTCCCGACGCATCCAAAATATGGGATTTTCCGCTGATGGTCGTCTGTGGATGTTGGCCCGTGGGGGTCAGTTGCAATTTAGCACTCCAGAGGATCCGGAAAACTGGGATGAAGCGATCTATCCTGAGTTTTCTACAAGCTGGGGACTGCTGGATTTAGCTTATCGGACCCCAGATGAACTGTGGATTGGGGGCGGCAGTGGGAATTTACTCCAGAGTACCGATGGCGGCATCACCTGGAAAAAAGACCGTGAGGTAGAGGATGTGCCTTCTAATTTTTACAAGGTTCTGTTCCTGAATGAAGAGATGGGTTTTGCGATCGGTCAGCAAGGGATTCTCCTCAAATATGAAGGGACCTCGGAAGCGGCCTAACTTTAGGCCCTTAAGAACCGGGAGGGCGATCGCAGCAGTTTTCGGATTTTATTCCCTGAACTTGCTTGTGAT
Protein-coding regions in this window:
- a CDS encoding photosynthesis system II assembly factor Ycf48, encoding MDSILKSLKRIVALLAVVLLCVSCSKVPSVSYNPWNVVPLPTEANLNDISFTDDLQHGWLVGSEATLLETADGGKTWELKQLGLDDERSRLNSVSFAGSEGWIVGEPSILLHTTDTGKSWEQIGLSDKLPGSPLTIVALGSNSAEMTTNVGAIYRTQDGGKTWKAMVEEAVGVIRNLDRSPDGKYIAVSAKGNFFSIWEPGQSAWAPHNRNSSRRIQNMGFSADGRLWMLARGGQLQFSTPEDPENWDEAIYPEFSTSWGLLDLAYRTPDELWIGGGSGNLLQSTDGGITWKKDREVEDVPSNFYKVLFLNEEMGFAIGQQGILLKYEGTSEAA